The Acidimicrobiales bacterium genomic sequence CGGCGCCGTCCAGGGCCAGGCCGGCGGCCAGCAGCGCCAGGCCGGCCGGCGTGTGGAGGAGGAAGCCGGCCGTGCGCGGGTCGGTGGCGGCGGCCAGGGCGCAGAAAACCACCGGGGAGGCGCCGATCACGGCGGCCGACATCCGGGCCTGGGTGGCGAGCGCCTTGGCCTCGGCTTGCGCGGCCAGGCGCTGGCGCAGGGTGAGGGCGACGCCGTCGACCGCCTGGGCGGCCGCCCCGCCCGTCTCCGCTCCGAGGCAGAGGGCGGCCACGACCAGCCGCACGCCGGGAAGGGGCCGGCGCTCGGCCCACCGCTCGAGCGACGCGGTGACGCCCGACCCCCGCTCGGTGGCGGCGGCCACGGCGGCCAGGTCGCCGGCGACGGGCCCGCCGACGGCATCGGCCGCCCCGGCGATCGCCTGGCGCAGCGACGCCCCGGAGCGCAGGCCGGCCGCCACCGCCTCCACCGCCGGCGGGAGCGACGCCTCGAACCGGGCCGCTCCCCGGTGGCGCACCAGCCGCCAGGCGAGGCACGGGCCGGCGACCGACACGGCCGCCGCCAGGGCGGCGGCGCCCGGTCCCGCCGCCACGAGGGCGGCGCCCACGGCCGGCGCGGTGACCATGGCCCACCACCGGCGGACGTCGACCGGCGACGCACCGACGCCGGCCTCGTCCAGCCGCCGCCCCAGCCACGCCGGGCCGACGGGCGGGCGACGCGTCGTGCCCGGCGGCGGCGGCGGTGCGGCCGGGCGGGCGCGCAGGCGGCCCGCCGCCGTCGCCCGGCTCCGGTCGCGGAAGGCGGCGCGCAGGGCGACGAGGGAGGCGAAGGTCAGCACGGCGGCAGCCAGCCCGGGCACGGCGCCAGCCACCCCCGGGGCGACGGCGGTCATGGCGACACCCACGCCGGGTCGGGGGAGCCGGCGGCACCCAGCCGGGGAGGGCGCGAGGGGAGACGGCGCACGCCGGTGGCGTCGGCCAGCAGCTCCACCCGCCGGCCGGGGGCCGCCCGGCCGAGGTCGGCGCCGGCGTCGGCGTCCACCACCTCGGCCACCGCCGTCACCCGGCGGGCGCCGCCGGCGCCCCGGGCGACCTGGACGACGAGGTCGAGGGAGGCGGCGATCTGGTCGCGCACGGCGTGCAGGGGCAGGCCGCCGGCGCCGGTGAGCACCATCGTCTCCAGCCGGCGGAGGGCGTCGGCCGGGCCGTTGGCGTGGCACGTGGACAGCGAGCCCTCGTGGCCCGTGTTCATGGCCTGGAGCATGTCGATGGCCGCCGCGTCGCGGACCTCGCCGACCACGATGCGGTCGGGGCGCATCCGCAGGGCGTTGCGCACCAGGTCGCGCACCCGCACCTCCCCGGCGCCGTCGGCGTTGCCGGGGCGGGCCTCCAGGCGCACGACGTGATCCTGGGGCAGGCGCAGCTCGGCCGCGTCCTCCACGGTGACGATGCGCTCGCCGGCCGGGATCTCCGCCGCCAGCGCGTTCAGCAGCGTGGTCTTCCCCGACGACGTGCCGCCCGAGACGACCACGTTCATGCGGGCTCGCACCGCCCACGACAGGAGGGCGGCCACCGACGGGGCACAGAACGCGGCGAGCGGGACGGCGACCGCCGGGAACCGCCGGATGGTGAGGCACGGGCCGTCCACGGCGAGCGGCGGGACGACGGCGTTGACGCGCGAGCCGTCGGGCAGGCGGGCATCCACCATGGGCGCCGACCGGTCCACCCGGAGGCCGAGGGGGCCGACCACCTTCTCGATGAGGTGCTCGATGGCCGGCCCGTCCAGGTCGACGGCGACCCGCTCGAGGACGCCGCGCCGCTCCACCCAGACCCGGCCGGGCCCGCTGACCATGACCTCGGTGACGGCGGGGTCGGCCAACAGCGGCTCCAACGGGCCGAGGCCGGTGGCGCGGGCCAGGACCTCGGCGACCAGCCGGTCGAGGTCGGCGCCCCCGAGCAGCGGCGCCTCGGCCGCCGCCAGCCGCACCACCGCATCCCGCGACACCCCGTGGCCGCCTTCAGACGACGGCGCCGCCAGCAGCCGGGCGTGCACCCGCTCGGCCGGGCCGGGCCCGGCGGCGACCGGAGGCGCCTGGGGCTCGGCCCGACGGGTCAAGCCGCCCTCCGCAGCGCCCGCTCCAGCGTGCGCGGGAGGTTCCCGGCGAGCAGCCCGGCGTCCACACGGCGGGCGACCACCGGGTCCCAGGCGACCTCGGCCCGGACGGGCACGCCGAGCACGTCCTCCACGTCGCGCCGGCCGAGCGACCGCTCCCGCTCGGTGACGAGCACCACGCCGGACGGGCGCAGCGGCGCGGCCAGCGCCCGGCGCAGGGCGAGGTAACAGGGCCGGAGCACGAGCAGCGACAGGCCGGCGGCGGCGGCGACGGCCACGCCGGGCGCCAGGCCGGGCGGCCCGCAGTCGACGACGGCGTGGCGGTCGCCGGCAAGGGCCGCCGCCAGCCGCTCGCCGCCGGCGTCGGGCATCGGCCCGCCGCCGCGGGCGACGAGCGCCAGCCCGCCGCCCACCTCGGTCTCGAGCCGGCGCAGGGCGTCGGCCGCCACACCGGCGCCGGCGTCCAGCCACTGGGCGACGCCCGGTCCCTCGGGTTCGGGGACGCCGAGGGCAGCGGGCAGGTCGCCGCCCAGGTCGACCAGCGTGGCCCCACGAGGGCCGGCCGACGCC encodes the following:
- a CDS encoding CpaF family protein — encoded protein: MTRRAEPQAPPVAAGPGPAERVHARLLAAPSSEGGHGVSRDAVVRLAAAEAPLLGGADLDRLVAEVLARATGLGPLEPLLADPAVTEVMVSGPGRVWVERRGVLERVAVDLDGPAIEHLIEKVVGPLGLRVDRSAPMVDARLPDGSRVNAVVPPLAVDGPCLTIRRFPAVAVPLAAFCAPSVAALLSWAVRARMNVVVSGGTSSGKTTLLNALAAEIPAGERIVTVEDAAELRLPQDHVVRLEARPGNADGAGEVRVRDLVRNALRMRPDRIVVGEVRDAAAIDMLQAMNTGHEGSLSTCHANGPADALRRLETMVLTGAGGLPLHAVRDQIAASLDLVVQVARGAGGARRVTAVAEVVDADAGADLGRAAPGRRVELLADATGVRRLPSRPPRLGAAGSPDPAWVSP
- a CDS encoding type II secretion system F family protein yields the protein MTAVAPGVAGAVPGLAAAVLTFASLVALRAAFRDRSRATAAGRLRARPAAPPPPPGTTRRPPVGPAWLGRRLDEAGVGASPVDVRRWWAMVTAPAVGAALVAAGPGAAALAAAVSVAGPCLAWRLVRHRGAARFEASLPPAVEAVAAGLRSGASLRQAIAGAADAVGGPVAGDLAAVAAATERGSGVTASLERWAERRPLPGVRLVVAALCLGAETGGAAAQAVDGVALTLRQRLAAQAEAKALATQARMSAAVIGASPVVFCALAAATDPRTAGFLLHTPAGLALLAAGLALDGAGALWMARLTRVEA